Within the Candidatus Saccharimonadia bacterium genome, the region GCTTGGGTTCTGCACCCTTGACGACCGTGATATCGCGGATCAACAAACGCAGCATTCGCTTGCGGTCGCAAGCTGAAGTGGTCGCTGCCTTCCATAGGCGAGGAAAGTCTTTGCCGAGCTGTAGAACTTGCTGCTTTTGTTCGGGTGTGAGGCTTCGCATTGCTTGAAGCTCAAAGTCGGCAACCTCAGCCTTGAGTTCTATCATCCGCTGCATTGCGTCATTCCAGCGTTTTTCGAGCGTGCTGGCAACCAGGCGATTACTGGGGTCCGCCTCCTCATAACGGCGTTCTGCCAAGTCCGCATCGTAGCGGGCCCGCTCGATCCTCCG harbors:
- a CDS encoding recombinase family protein — its product is RRIERARYDADLAERRYEEADPSNRLVASTLEKRWNDAMQRMIELKAEVADFELQAMRSLTPEQKQQVLQLGKDFPRLWKAATTSACDRKRMLRLLIRDITVVKGAEPKLLHLQIRWQGGATETIDVHRQPSRAEAVRYPDPFVAKIRTMAKTNDADSTRQCIEI